In one Leishmania major strain Friedlin complete genome, chromosome 13 genomic region, the following are encoded:
- a CDS encoding EF hand-like protein, which produces MGDVYPGYGCPQAPQGYRANPMYDGQQPASYPATAGSLGGGAYAPPQYPAPPELVSGFQAADSDHNGRIDVAELNAALSSAGFRFSLGTTEKLLARYDLDRSGSITMEEFADLHEFITAMQQGFRQCDTSGDGRLDRREALEAFRLSGFVLGEQTFQAVMRKFDRQHRGSLGFDEYIELSIFVAQVRDAFAYYNRDRSCQVLFNFDTFLGTAAAIW; this is translated from the coding sequence ATGGGGGATGTCTACCCAGGCTACGGGTGCCCCCAAGCCCCTCAGGGCTACAGGGCGAATCCGATGTACGATGGACAGCAACCCGCCAGTtaccccgccaccgccggctcccttggcggtggcgcgtacgcgccgccgcagtaTCCAGCGCCACCAGAGTTAGTCAGTGGGTTCCAGGCGGCGGATAGCGATCATAATGGTCGCATCGATGTGGCCGAGCTAAACGCTGCCCTCTCCAGCGCCGGCTTCCGGTTTAGCCTTGGCACGACCGAGAAGTTGCTAGCCCGCTACGACCTCGACCGCAGTGGCAGCATCACCATGGAGGAGTTTGCCGACCTACACGAGTTTATTACCGCAATGCAGCAAGGCTTCCGCCAGTGCGACACCAGTGGTGACGGACGTCTCGACAGGAGAGAGGCACTCGAGGCCTTCCGGCTCAGTGGCTTCGTCCTCGGCGAGCAGACCTTCCAGGCTGTCATGCGCAAGTTTgaccgccagcaccgcggctCGCTCGGCTTCGACGAATACATCGAGCTCTCTATCTTTGTGGCGCAAGTCCGCGACGCGTTCGCCTACTATAATCGAGACCGCAGCTGTCAGGTGCTCTTTAACTTCGACACCTTCCTTGGCACGGCCGCAGCGATCTGGTAA
- a CDS encoding programmed cell death 6 protein-like protein, producing the protein MAYPYNAYLGYTQPPTQYGQPPVVAGAHGHLPVTTPLPYNAQSAYGGAQPPMPTSTGVYAPSARHMNDNQELMEWFRAVDTDGSGAISVPELNAALSSAGVPFSLATTEKLLHMYDKNHSGEITFDEFKDLHHFILSMREGFRKRDSSGDGRLDSNEVRAALLSSGYQVSEQTFQALMRKFDRQRRGSLGFDDYVELSIFVCRVRNVFAFYDRERTGQVTFTFDTFIGGSVSIL; encoded by the coding sequence CGCATACCTCGGCTACACTCAGCCGCCCACGCAATACGGCCAGCCTCCTGTGGTGGCAGGGGCCCACGGTCACCTGCCTGtgacgacgccgctgccgtacAACGCCCAAAGCGCCTACGGCGGCGCACAGCCACCGATGCCGACCTCCACCGGCGTGTACGCCCCTTCAGCTCGGCACATGAACGACAACCAAGAGCTGATGGAGTGGTTCCGCGCGGTCGACACGGATGGTAGCGGCGCCATCAGCGTACCAGAGCTGAACGCGGCCTTGTCGTCCGCCGGCGTGCCGTTCAGCCTCGCCACGACGGAGAAGTTGCTGCACATGTACGATAAAAACCATAGCGGCGAGATCACCTTCGACGAGTTCAAAGATCTCCATCATTTCATTTTGAGCATGAGGGAAGGCTTCCGCAAGCGCGACTCCAGCGGCGATGGTCGGCTCGACAGCAACGaggtgcgcgccgccctcctctcgaGCGGCTATCAGGTCTCGGAGCAGACGTTCCAGGCCTTGATGCGCAAGTTTGaccgtcagcgccgcggcagcctcgGCTTCGACGACTATGTCGAGCTCTCCATCTTCGTTTGTAGGGTGCGCAACGTCTTCGCCTTTTACGACCGCGAACGCACGGGTCAGGTCACATTCACCTTTGACACCTTCATCGGTGGTAGCGTCTCCATCCTGTAG